In Flavobacterium sp. CS20, a single window of DNA contains:
- a CDS encoding RNA polymerase sigma factor — protein MNNQKEHINSAKEGHQKGFNALLENHWDYVYNYLLKLTHNNYLSEEICIQTFAKAFDKIETYDDNYEFKTWLITICKRLWIDHQRKKEVETTKIDKKTTVIKSEDANIDEQLIQKQYVSNIKAVMKSLKPTDQEV, from the coding sequence TTGAACAATCAAAAGGAGCATATCAATTCAGCAAAAGAAGGTCACCAAAAAGGTTTTAATGCCCTTTTGGAAAACCATTGGGACTATGTTTACAACTATTTATTAAAGCTCACACATAATAATTATCTTTCAGAAGAAATATGTATTCAAACTTTTGCTAAAGCTTTTGATAAAATAGAAACTTACGATGACAACTACGAGTTTAAAACTTGGCTAATCACCATATGCAAAAGACTTTGGATAGACCATCAACGCAAAAAAGAAGTTGAAACTACAAAAATAGACAAAAAAACAACCGTCATAAAAAGCGAGGATGCTAATATAGACGAGCAATTGATTCAAAAACAATATGTCTCTAACATCAAAGCCGTGATGAAAAGCTTAAAACCTACTGATCAAGAGGTATAA
- a CDS encoding PspC domain-containing protein: MNKTLDINIANQIFHIDENAYKVLKNYLDAIKSYLANEASRDEIIQDIESRIAELFIERMISDKQVITTEDVNEIIKIMGEPKDYSISDDEDNQHSQAYQKVEKKLYRDKDQSYISGVSAGLAHYLGIDVVWVRLSWILFAILSFGWAILIYILFWILVPEAKTTAEKLAMKGEPINLSNIEKKIKESYDNVSEKIKDVDVKKHSKRVQSSISSFFSELENIIIKIGKVLVKIIGFVLMLFSGLGLLSLIFVALGLGGDSLFGSFDLIDYEIIRLDGLIYNGVPAWLVIVSSFIAIAVPLILIFILSLRLLFSNLKRVSKTFVISISVLWFLSIVSLIFIGINSSLRERVSGEIVNTTSLNIKPQDTLFIKMKGNLNYTVSPFKKNQEKITYDENDKRILYNSNVDVKFNHTSDNNAYIRISKWTYAFDENKARNQAKLITYNYQIDDDQISLNSYFLSPKELNDNYLGVDIDIYIPEYVKISLDKNTDNFVENYFHPLESESKYDEIYVLNDDKLWCASCEKIEPSGNPKE, translated from the coding sequence ATGAATAAAACCTTAGATATCAATATTGCCAATCAGATTTTTCATATTGACGAAAACGCCTATAAGGTTCTCAAAAACTATTTAGATGCCATAAAATCATATTTGGCTAACGAAGCGAGTCGTGATGAAATTATTCAAGATATAGAATCTCGAATCGCCGAACTCTTTATAGAGAGAATGATTTCTGATAAACAAGTCATCACGACTGAAGATGTCAACGAAATCATCAAAATTATGGGCGAGCCTAAAGATTATAGTATCTCTGATGATGAAGACAATCAGCATAGTCAAGCTTATCAAAAAGTAGAAAAAAAACTATATCGCGACAAAGACCAATCTTATATCAGTGGTGTTTCTGCGGGTTTAGCTCATTATCTTGGCATTGATGTAGTTTGGGTAAGATTATCGTGGATTTTGTTTGCTATACTTTCATTTGGTTGGGCAATTTTGATTTACATCTTATTTTGGATTCTTGTCCCTGAAGCCAAAACTACTGCCGAAAAATTAGCGATGAAAGGCGAACCCATTAACCTTTCTAATATTGAAAAAAAAATTAAAGAAAGTTATGACAACGTTTCTGAAAAAATAAAAGATGTTGATGTCAAAAAGCATTCAAAACGTGTACAAAGCAGTATTTCTTCTTTTTTTAGTGAACTTGAAAATATTATCATCAAAATTGGAAAAGTTTTAGTCAAGATCATAGGTTTTGTCTTAATGTTATTTTCTGGATTAGGACTTTTAAGCTTAATCTTCGTCGCTTTAGGACTTGGCGGCGATAGTTTGTTTGGAAGTTTTGATTTAATTGATTATGAAATCATAAGATTAGATGGTCTGATTTACAATGGTGTTCCTGCTTGGTTAGTGATTGTTTCATCGTTCATTGCCATTGCTGTGCCATTAATTTTGATTTTTATTCTCAGCTTAAGACTGCTGTTTTCAAACTTGAAACGTGTCAGTAAAACATTTGTGATCAGTATCAGTGTTTTATGGTTTTTAAGTATTGTAAGTCTTATTTTTATAGGTATCAATTCTTCTTTGAGAGAGCGAGTTTCTGGTGAAATTGTTAATACGACAAGTCTAAATATCAAACCGCAAGACACTTTATTTATCAAAATGAAAGGTAATTTGAATTATACCGTTTCACCATTTAAGAAAAACCAAGAAAAAATCACTTATGATGAAAATGACAAAAGAATTTTATACAATTCCAATGTTGATGTAAAATTTAATCACACCAGTGATAATAATGCTTACATCAGAATTTCAAAATGGACTTATGCCTTTGATGAAAACAAGGCTCGAAATCAAGCCAAATTGATAACATACAACTATCAAATTGATGATGATCAAATTTCTTTAAACAGTTATTTCCTTTCACCTAAAGAATTGAATGACAATTATCTTGGCGTTGATATTGATATCTATATTCCTGAATATGTAAAAATCAGTTTAGATAAAAACACTGATAATTTTGTCGAAAACTATTTTCATCCCCTTGAAAGTGAAAGCAAGTATGATGAGATATATGTTCTAAACGATGACAAATTATGGTGTGCAAGTTGTGAAAAAATTGAACCTTCAGGCAACCCTAAGGAGTAA
- a CDS encoding PadR family transcriptional regulator — MNIENTKAQMRKGILEYCILSILKNKDAYVAEILDELKSAKLIVVEGTIYPLLTRLKNAELLEYRWEESTGGPPRKYYKLTSSGQAFLDELTASWTDLQIAVKTITNSKTK, encoded by the coding sequence ATGAATATAGAAAACACAAAAGCACAGATGCGTAAAGGAATTTTAGAATATTGCATTCTTTCAATACTTAAAAACAAAGATGCTTATGTCGCTGAAATTCTTGACGAACTCAAGTCTGCAAAACTCATTGTGGTTGAAGGCACGATTTATCCACTACTAACCAGGCTAAAAAATGCTGAACTTCTTGAATACCGCTGGGAAGAATCTACTGGCGGACCACCGAGAAAATACTATAAATTAACATCCAGTGGACAAGCGTTTTTAGATGAACTTACAGCCTCTTGGACAGATTTACAAATTGCTGTGAAAACCATAACCAACTCAAAAACAAAATAA
- a CDS encoding glycosyltransferase, with product MLTWLELTWLIWLLLYFVFDLLLYLSFLNIPDHCYPQKEHKKLSVIIVAKNEANLLKKNLPFILKQHHPEFEIVIVNDQSDDETLNILKTFAQNYSNLKIVNIKYGKASSKKNAVRKGIEIAKYEHLVFTDADCKPLSHNWLSEIQHYYKDKNSIILGFSPYQKKRGFLNQLIRFETFITALNYFAYSNSGMSYMGVGRNLAYTKSLYNSLNGFKSHQHILSGDDDLFINQASASANFRLCLNPKTYVESQPETSFKSWLAQKRRHITTAPHYKVLHKYLLAFQYLTRLMFWGFVLPSTILFEIENELSGWYISLLLVLLCTKMLINRKIFKKLLTKDLWLSQYFLEITLVLFQFYLFMFNLLSPKKTWS from the coding sequence ATGTTGACTTGGCTTGAGTTGACTTGGTTAATATGGCTATTACTTTATTTTGTTTTTGATTTATTACTTTACTTATCATTCTTAAATATTCCTGATCATTGTTATCCACAAAAAGAGCATAAAAAACTATCAGTGATTATAGTCGCAAAAAATGAAGCTAATCTTCTAAAGAAAAACCTTCCTTTTATACTCAAACAACATCATCCAGAGTTTGAAATTGTTATAGTCAATGACCAATCAGATGATGAAACTTTAAACATTCTAAAAACCTTTGCTCAAAACTATTCAAACTTAAAAATAGTAAACATAAAATACGGCAAAGCTTCATCTAAAAAAAATGCGGTTCGAAAAGGGATTGAAATTGCAAAATATGAACATTTAGTGTTCACCGATGCGGATTGCAAACCTTTAAGCCATAATTGGTTATCTGAAATTCAACACTATTACAAAGACAAAAATTCGATAATTTTAGGATTTTCACCTTATCAAAAAAAGCGTGGATTTTTAAATCAACTTATTCGTTTTGAAACCTTTATTACCGCATTAAATTATTTTGCCTATTCCAATTCAGGAATGAGCTATATGGGTGTTGGTCGGAATTTGGCTTATACCAAAAGTCTTTATAACAGCCTTAACGGTTTTAAGTCTCATCAACATATTTTGTCAGGCGATGATGATTTGTTTATCAATCAAGCTTCTGCAAGTGCAAATTTTAGGTTGTGCTTAAATCCTAAAACCTATGTAGAGAGTCAACCTGAAACTTCGTTCAAATCTTGGTTAGCCCAAAAACGCAGACATATCACAACTGCTCCACATTATAAAGTATTGCATAAATATTTATTAGCCTTTCAATACTTGACACGATTGATGTTTTGGGGTTTTGTTTTGCCATCAACAATTTTGTTTGAAATAGAAAACGAGTTGTCAGGTTGGTATATAAGTTTGTTGCTGGTTTTATTATGTACTAAAATGCTTATCAACAGAAAGATTTTTAAAAAACTACTAACCAAAGATTTATGGTTATCACAATATTTTTTGGAAATAACTCTGGTTTTATTTCAGTTTTATTTGTTTATGTTTAATTTGCTATCACCAAAAAAAACTTGGTCTTGA
- a CDS encoding head GIN domain-containing protein, with protein MTTLVKYLSFAILIFNAQCNIDGYNTIKGEGEVTEKEFELSRFEELSLANAWDIKLVQADENKLVIKANKNLIEELKIDQDDLKLKIGTKSKDNIGKADSKLLTIYFADSLTHLKASSGINLFAKEQLNFNDINISSSSGSDVELNVKSQKLNCSSSSGSDMKLKISSTDVVANSSSGSDLHLIGKIQSLQATSSSGSDLNIEGYTDELTANSSSGSDIEAKNLKAINVTATASSGSTINVYPLEVLVGSASSGSDIIYHNKPSVKLDKNESSGGDITYR; from the coding sequence ATGACAACATTAGTTAAATATCTATCATTTGCCATTTTAATTTTCAATGCACAATGCAACATTGACGGCTATAACACCATAAAAGGTGAAGGCGAAGTCACTGAAAAAGAATTTGAACTGTCTCGTTTTGAAGAATTATCACTTGCCAATGCTTGGGATATTAAATTAGTTCAAGCCGATGAAAACAAGTTGGTTATAAAAGCTAATAAAAATCTTATAGAAGAGCTCAAAATAGACCAAGACGATTTAAAGCTTAAAATTGGAACTAAAAGTAAAGACAATATAGGTAAAGCCGATTCTAAATTACTCACCATTTATTTTGCTGATAGTTTGACTCACTTAAAAGCTTCGTCTGGAATTAATTTGTTTGCCAAAGAACAATTAAACTTTAATGATATCAACATTTCATCTTCCAGCGGTTCAGATGTAGAATTAAATGTAAAATCTCAAAAATTAAACTGTAGCAGTAGTAGTGGCTCAGATATGAAATTAAAAATATCTTCAACCGATGTTGTGGCTAACTCAAGTAGCGGTTCTGATTTACATCTTATAGGAAAAATCCAATCTTTACAAGCCACATCATCAAGCGGTTCTGACCTGAATATTGAAGGTTACACCGATGAACTTACCGCTAATTCGTCTAGTGGATCAGATATTGAGGCTAAAAACCTAAAAGCTATAAACGTAACTGCAACAGCCAGCTCAGGGTCAACTATTAATGTTTATCCTTTAGAAGTCTTGGTTGGAAGTGCTTCAAGTGGTTCAGATATTATCTACCACAACAAGCCAAGTGTGAAATTAGATAAAAACGAATCATCGGGTGGTGATATAACGTACAGATAA
- a CDS encoding DUF4442 domain-containing protein, producing MKPSKVNWYLLFKLPSAWICGVRLKSIEASKSQVTVKHRWINQNPFKSLYFAVQNMATELSTGVLVMQAIQSQNQKVSMLVIESHSEFFKKATGRIRFECQEGQKINRIIDESLRKP from the coding sequence TTGAAACCCAGTAAAGTCAATTGGTATTTGCTGTTTAAATTGCCTTCAGCATGGATTTGTGGTGTTCGGCTTAAATCTATAGAGGCTTCAAAAAGTCAAGTTACTGTAAAACACCGATGGATAAATCAAAATCCGTTTAAGAGTTTATACTTTGCAGTGCAAAATATGGCGACGGAGCTAAGCACTGGCGTTTTAGTGATGCAGGCCATTCAATCTCAAAACCAGAAAGTCTCTATGCTTGTGATAGAATCTCATTCAGAATTTTTTAAAAAAGCAACGGGTCGTATCAGATTTGAATGCCAAGAAGGGCAAAAAATAAATAGAATTATAGATGAAAGCCTTAGAAAGCCTTAA
- a CDS encoding T9SS type A sorting domain-containing protein, whose product MSSSDGDTYSLNAQVLTDGELKFRQNLSWDTNWGGTGFPSGNAVFNSSDNIPVTAGTYDISFFRDNLTYTFTTLSVEDLAFNQFKLYPNPTKDVWVFNNPGTSIKTIQIFDAFGKTVLELKPNSTQAEVSAQVLSQGLYLAKVSLVDGSETTVKIIKQ is encoded by the coding sequence ATGAGTTCTTCTGATGGCGATACTTATTCTTTAAATGCTCAAGTGTTAACAGACGGTGAATTGAAATTTAGACAAAATTTAAGTTGGGATACAAATTGGGGAGGAACAGGTTTTCCTAGTGGTAACGCTGTGTTTAACTCTTCTGATAATATTCCTGTAACTGCTGGTACTTATGACATCAGTTTCTTTAGAGATAATCTAACTTATACGTTTACAACTTTATCTGTTGAAGATTTAGCTTTTAATCAATTTAAGTTATATCCTAATCCAACTAAAGATGTTTGGGTATTTAATAATCCTGGAACGAGTATAAAAACCATTCAAATTTTTGATGCGTTTGGTAAAACCGTTTTAGAGCTCAAGCCTAATTCTACTCAAGCAGAAGTGAGTGCTCAAGTCTTATCGCAAGGCTTATACTTAGCAAAAGTTAGTTTAGTTGATGGTTCTGAAACTACTGTAAAAATTATCAAACAGTAG
- a CDS encoding 1-acyl-sn-glycerol-3-phosphate acyltransferase, with the protein MKLAKFVFHTLLGWSIKGQFSKDIPKTVVVVAPHTSWHDFYIGILARKVVNIPIHYVAKKELFDSPFGWYFRWMGGEPIDRTSSQNKVQQIVNIFKSKQEFRLAITPEGTRKKVKTWKSGFYHIAHTAQVPITSVAFDYATKTVSISKPFYTTGNYDKDLKHIKSFYSGVVGKIPEYT; encoded by the coding sequence ATGAAACTCGCTAAGTTTGTTTTTCATACATTATTAGGTTGGTCTATAAAAGGTCAATTTTCAAAAGATATTCCTAAAACAGTCGTTGTTGTTGCACCACATACCAGTTGGCACGACTTCTATATCGGTATTTTAGCGAGAAAAGTTGTAAATATTCCCATACATTATGTCGCCAAAAAAGAATTGTTTGATTCGCCCTTTGGTTGGTATTTCCGTTGGATGGGTGGCGAGCCTATCGATAGAACTTCTTCTCAAAATAAAGTTCAACAAATTGTTAATATTTTTAAATCAAAACAAGAATTTAGATTAGCCATCACGCCAGAAGGGACACGTAAAAAAGTCAAAACTTGGAAAAGTGGCTTTTATCACATTGCACATACTGCTCAAGTGCCTATTACTTCTGTCGCATTTGACTATGCAACTAAAACCGTTTCGATTTCAAAACCTTTTTACACGACAGGCAATTATGATAAAGATTTAAAACACATCAAGTCTTTTTATAGTGGTGTAGTTGGCAAAATACCTGAATATACCTAA
- a CDS encoding membrane or secreted protein has translation MELLIITIILLGLAFAGIAIKIWGKKDGKFAGTCASQSPFLNKDGEACSFCGKSPAEQKDCDYSKSLNHVDLA, from the coding sequence ATGGAATTACTCATAATTACTATCATATTATTGGGACTTGCTTTTGCTGGAATTGCTATAAAAATTTGGGGCAAAAAAGACGGTAAGTTTGCTGGAACCTGTGCAAGTCAAAGTCCATTTTTGAATAAAGATGGTGAAGCTTGTAGCTTTTGTGGTAAAAGCCCTGCCGAGCAAAAAGACTGTGATTACTCCAAAAGCCTAAATCATGTTGACTTGGCTTGA
- the htpG gene encoding molecular chaperone HtpG, with product MANGNINVSVENIFPLIKKFLYSDHEIFLRELISNATDATQKLKHLTRIGEAKIDIGNPQIEVKINKDNKTLHIIDQGIGMTEDEVKKYINEVTFSGAEEFLEKYKDKDSKDAGIIGHFGLGFYSAFMVAHKVEIFTKSWKDAPAVHWSCEGTTEFTLEETDKKTDRGTEIILHINDDEKEFLEDHRISELLNKYNKFMPVPIKFGTKEKELPKAEDAKEDEEPKKVTVDNIINNPNPAWTKQPADLEDKDYKDFYRELYPMQFEEPLFHIHLNVDYPFNLTGILYFPKMTQELAAQKDKIQLYQNQVFVTDNVEGIVPEFLTMLRGVIDSPDIPLNVSRSYLQSDGAVKKISSYISRKVADKLNSLFNNNREEFEQKWNDIKVVIEYGMLTEDKFFEKAQKFALYPTVDDSYLTFDELKEKIEKTQTDKDDKLVILYASDKEAQHTYIESAKDKGYEVLLLDSPIVSHLIQKIETENENKVSFVRVDSDHIDNLIKKDEDKVSKLDEKQKETLKKEFEEVVPKEKYTVQLEDMDSSAMPLMITQPEFMRRMKEMRQTGGGGGMFGMGNMPEMYNLVVNTNHPLIEDILNTKTKKKKQRLINQSLDLALLSQNLLKGEAMTKFIKRSFEMVK from the coding sequence ATGGCAAATGGTAATATTAATGTTTCGGTAGAAAATATTTTTCCACTGATCAAAAAATTTCTCTACAGCGATCACGAAATTTTCCTTCGAGAACTCATCTCAAATGCAACAGACGCAACTCAAAAACTCAAACACCTAACTCGAATTGGCGAAGCTAAAATCGATATTGGCAATCCGCAAATTGAAGTTAAAATCAACAAAGACAACAAAACGCTTCACATCATAGACCAAGGTATTGGTATGACAGAAGACGAAGTCAAGAAATACATCAACGAAGTGACTTTTTCAGGTGCAGAAGAATTTCTTGAAAAATATAAAGACAAAGATTCAAAAGACGCTGGCATCATCGGTCATTTTGGGCTTGGGTTTTATTCGGCATTTATGGTGGCTCATAAGGTTGAAATTTTTACCAAATCTTGGAAAGACGCTCCAGCAGTGCATTGGTCTTGCGAAGGTACAACTGAATTTACCCTTGAAGAAACTGACAAGAAAACCGATCGCGGTACAGAAATCATTCTTCATATTAATGATGATGAAAAAGAATTTCTTGAAGACCACAGAATTTCTGAACTCTTAAATAAATACAACAAATTTATGCCTGTTCCAATCAAATTTGGAACCAAAGAAAAAGAACTTCCTAAAGCAGAAGATGCTAAAGAAGATGAAGAACCTAAAAAGGTCACAGTTGATAATATCATAAACAATCCTAATCCAGCTTGGACTAAGCAACCTGCAGATTTAGAAGACAAAGATTACAAAGACTTCTACAGAGAATTGTATCCGATGCAATTTGAAGAGCCTTTGTTTCACATCCATTTGAATGTTGATTATCCATTCAATTTGACGGGAATTTTATATTTCCCTAAAATGACACAGGAATTGGCGGCTCAAAAAGATAAAATCCAACTCTATCAAAACCAAGTTTTTGTTACCGACAATGTTGAAGGGATTGTGCCAGAATTTCTAACAATGCTTCGCGGTGTGATTGATTCGCCTGATATTCCTTTAAATGTTTCGCGTTCATACTTACAATCCGATGGAGCGGTTAAGAAAATCTCAAGCTATATCTCCAGAAAAGTTGCAGATAAGTTAAATTCATTGTTCAACAACAACCGTGAAGAATTTGAGCAAAAGTGGAACGATATCAAAGTTGTGATAGAATACGGAATGCTTACAGAAGATAAATTTTTTGAAAAAGCCCAAAAATTTGCACTTTATCCAACTGTAGATGACAGCTATCTTACCTTTGACGAACTCAAAGAAAAAATAGAAAAAACTCAAACCGACAAAGATGACAAGCTCGTTATTCTTTATGCATCAGACAAAGAAGCACAACACACTTATATTGAATCTGCTAAGGACAAAGGCTATGAAGTTTTGCTTTTAGACTCGCCAATCGTTTCACATTTGATTCAAAAAATAGAAACCGAAAACGAAAACAAAGTTTCATTTGTCAGAGTTGACAGCGACCATATTGACAATCTTATCAAAAAAGACGAAGACAAAGTCTCTAAGCTTGATGAGAAACAAAAAGAAACTTTGAAAAAAGAATTTGAAGAAGTCGTACCTAAAGAAAAATACACAGTTCAACTTGAAGATATGGATTCTAGTGCCATGCCTTTAATGATTACACAACCCGAGTTTATGCGTCGTATGAAAGAAATGCGACAAACCGGTGGCGGTGGTGGAATGTTTGGTATGGGCAATATGCCAGAGATGTATAATTTGGTTGTGAACACCAATCATCCACTTATTGAAGACATTTTAAACACCAAAACCAAAAAGAAAAAACAGCGTTTAATCAATCAATCACTTGATTTAGCTTTGTTGTCGCAAAATCTATTAAAAGGTGAAGCCATGACAAAATTTATTAAACGCAGTTTTGAGATGGTGAAGTAA